One genomic segment of Paenibacillus sp. FSL H8-0332 includes these proteins:
- a CDS encoding AarF/ABC1/UbiB kinase family protein gives MAIRIRHAGRYRAIAMALMRHGFGYMVEELGLYHLLSLPRRIITQEVHESVTLGERVRRVLEDLGPTFVKLGQLASTRSDLLPDGIIQELVKLQDHVPPFSAETARNILEQELDQNIDAVFEYFENNPLAAASIGQVHRAVLHGGQSVAVKIQRPGVMRTMSRDLEILTDLSLLAERKMDWARQYGLTRMVEEFSRALLAELDYAQEGRNAERIAGQLSAQDNVYIPSIYWDFSSTRVLTMEYMEGITLNRRDELLGAGFKLKTIAQQLVEMMLNQIFIHGFFHADPHPGNVMVLKDGKLALIDFGMVGRLSEDMKDGLSALVIALMRKNTDSMVRAILRLGVIPEDADRMALHDDMDRLREQYYDIPFKQVSIGKALNDLFGIARKHRLVIPPDLAMLGKTMLTLEGMVSSLDPAFSIMQMAEPFGRQLLKQRFSGSRLQRKLLGGVADLAESLVELPAQARQLSSLISKGKLKVEIGVPELQGLEHKFSRVGNRLSFSIVLLAFSIIMAGLIIASSLRGEPSLLWDFPIVEIGSVIALLMILWLLFSIFKSGRF, from the coding sequence ATGGCAATCCGCATAAGGCATGCCGGACGTTACCGGGCTATAGCCATGGCGCTTATGCGTCATGGCTTCGGCTATATGGTGGAGGAACTGGGCCTTTACCATCTTCTGTCACTTCCCCGCCGGATTATTACACAGGAGGTCCATGAAAGTGTGACACTCGGTGAGCGGGTCCGCCGGGTGCTGGAGGATTTGGGGCCGACCTTTGTCAAGCTCGGCCAGCTTGCCAGTACGCGCTCCGATCTGCTGCCGGATGGGATTATTCAGGAGCTGGTTAAGCTGCAGGATCATGTGCCGCCCTTCTCTGCCGAGACTGCCCGCAATATTCTGGAGCAGGAGCTGGACCAGAATATTGATGCGGTCTTTGAATACTTCGAGAACAATCCGCTCGCTGCCGCCTCCATCGGCCAGGTACACCGGGCTGTACTGCATGGCGGACAGAGTGTAGCGGTCAAAATACAACGTCCAGGCGTCATGCGGACCATGAGCAGGGATCTGGAAATTCTAACGGATCTAAGTCTGCTTGCCGAGCGCAAGATGGACTGGGCCAGACAATACGGATTAACCCGGATGGTCGAGGAATTCTCCCGCGCACTGCTGGCGGAGCTTGATTATGCCCAGGAGGGGCGTAATGCCGAGCGTATAGCCGGGCAGCTGTCTGCTCAAGATAATGTATATATTCCGTCCATCTATTGGGACTTCAGCTCCACAAGGGTACTGACCATGGAGTATATGGAAGGAATTACGCTGAACCGCAGGGACGAGCTGCTGGGCGCAGGCTTTAAGCTCAAGACTATCGCCCAGCAGCTTGTTGAGATGATGCTGAATCAGATTTTTATTCATGGCTTCTTCCATGCCGATCCGCATCCCGGCAATGTCATGGTGCTGAAGGACGGGAAGCTGGCCCTGATCGACTTCGGGATGGTCGGGCGTCTTAGCGAGGACATGAAGGATGGCCTGTCCGCACTGGTCATCGCCCTCATGCGTAAGAATACGGATTCAATGGTACGGGCTATTCTGCGTCTGGGTGTAATTCCTGAGGATGCCGACCGGATGGCGCTGCATGATGATATGGACCGGCTGCGGGAGCAGTATTATGATATCCCGTTCAAGCAGGTCAGCATCGGCAAAGCGCTGAATGATCTGTTCGGCATTGCCCGCAAGCACCGGCTGGTCATTCCGCCGGATCTGGCGATGCTGGGCAAGACCATGCTGACGCTGGAAGGCATGGTGTCCAGCCTGGACCCTGCCTTCAGCATTATGCAGATGGCCGAGCCGTTCGGCAGGCAGCTGCTGAAGCAGCGCTTCAGCGGAAGCCGCCTGCAGCGCAAGCTGCTGGGCGGGGTAGCCGATCTTGCCGAGAGTCTGGTGGAGCTTCCCGCCCAAGCCCGGCAGCTCTCGTCGCTGATCAGCAAGGGCAAGCTGAAGGTCGAGATCGGCGTACCCGAGCTCCAGGGTCTGGAGCATAAGTTCAGCCGGGTCGGCAACCGTCTGTCCTTCAGCATTGTGCTGCTGGCCTTCAGCATCATTATGGCCGGGCTGATTATCGCATCTTCCCTGCGCGGCGAGCCTTCGCTGCTCTGGGACTTCCCGATCGTTGAGATCGGATCAGTCATCGCCCTGCTGATGATTCTGTGGCTGCTGTTCTCCATCTTCAAATCAGGAAGATTCTAG
- a CDS encoding ThuA domain-containing protein, whose protein sequence is MDKRKCLLLGDYTHPRFHPLQGVDKQVSEILNELLTVQCSENKKLLLSEHLSGYDLCIAYNELWNETVSPQQTAGLLSYVSGGGGLIVLHTGISLAKRYELAQLIGGRFTGHPPFTPLQFKVLEHDITEGMEDFQLDEEPYRFEFDPFTDKKILLEYEADGELLPAAWCHSYGLGRVVYLMPGHHEPSFRHPAVRQLILRAATWAARIPR, encoded by the coding sequence ATGGATAAGAGAAAATGTCTGTTGTTAGGCGATTACACACACCCCCGGTTTCACCCGCTGCAAGGGGTAGATAAGCAGGTCAGTGAAATTCTGAATGAGCTTCTGACGGTGCAATGCTCGGAGAACAAGAAGCTGCTGTTAAGCGAGCATCTGTCCGGATACGATCTCTGCATCGCATATAATGAATTATGGAACGAAACGGTATCCCCGCAGCAGACTGCAGGTCTGCTGAGTTATGTCAGCGGGGGAGGCGGACTGATTGTCCTGCATACCGGTATATCCCTGGCGAAGCGGTATGAGCTGGCCCAGCTGATCGGCGGCAGATTCACCGGACACCCGCCTTTTACACCGCTTCAATTCAAGGTGCTGGAGCATGATATCACCGAAGGCATGGAGGATTTCCAGCTGGATGAAGAGCCATACCGGTTCGAGTTCGACCCATTCACCGACAAAAAAATTCTGCTGGAGTACGAAGCGGACGGTGAGCTGCTGCCTGCGGCCTGGTGCCACAGCTATGGCCTGGGACGGGTAGTCTATCTGATGCCGGGGCATCACGAGCCTTCATTCCGTCACCCGGCAGTCCGCCAGCTTATTCTGCGGGCAGCTACCTGGGCGGCACGAATCCCCAGATAA
- a CDS encoding M15 family metallopeptidase, whose protein sequence is MSKTAKIVILLIVVIAVGWGIGEYTAPSASPENGTNINTGTDLGAEGPDAAPEASAVPEPTDQLDPGGSGNGTSGNNDAEMVVAEPESIAVMVNKQYSLPEQYKPSDLVYPDVPFIFSEKIEKRMLRREAAAALEEMFAGAKADGVNLAGVSGYRSESTQRRLFNNYVARDGEEKARTYSAMPGHSEHQTGLAIDLSGRDGKCAAESCFAGTKEAEWLAAHAAEYGYIIRFLEGKEAITGYKYEPWHVRYVGKEIAASIAERGITLEEYYDAIPVSN, encoded by the coding sequence ATGTCCAAAACCGCCAAAATTGTCATTCTACTCATCGTCGTCATTGCGGTCGGCTGGGGAATCGGGGAGTACACGGCACCGTCCGCTTCCCCGGAGAACGGAACCAATATAAACACAGGTACAGATCTGGGAGCCGAGGGGCCGGATGCAGCTCCTGAAGCTTCGGCAGTGCCGGAGCCTACGGATCAGTTAGATCCTGGCGGTTCAGGCAATGGTACTTCGGGGAATAATGATGCGGAGATGGTAGTAGCCGAGCCGGAGAGCATCGCGGTCATGGTCAATAAGCAGTACAGCCTGCCTGAGCAGTATAAGCCTTCCGATCTGGTCTATCCGGATGTTCCTTTTATTTTCTCGGAAAAGATTGAGAAGCGCATGCTGCGGCGTGAAGCGGCTGCGGCGCTGGAGGAGATGTTCGCGGGGGCGAAGGCAGACGGGGTTAATCTGGCCGGTGTGTCCGGCTACCGTTCGGAATCGACCCAGAGACGACTGTTCAATAACTATGTAGCCAGAGACGGTGAAGAGAAGGCCCGCACCTACAGCGCCATGCCGGGACACAGCGAGCATCAGACGGGACTGGCTATTGACCTGTCCGGCAGAGACGGCAAATGTGCAGCCGAGAGCTGCTTTGCAGGGACGAAGGAGGCGGAGTGGCTTGCCGCCCATGCCGCTGAATATGGCTATATCATCCGGTTCCTTGAGGGCAAGGAGGCCATTACTGGGTATAAGTACGAGCCTTGGCATGTCCGTTATGTAGGCAAGGAGATAGCCGCTTCCATCGCCGAAAGAGGGATTACACTCGAAGAATATTATGACGCCATCCCGGTGTCGAATTAA
- a CDS encoding LLM class flavin-dependent oxidoreductase, whose amino-acid sequence MKLSILDQSPVPEGSTPAEALRQTALLAREAERLGYHRFWVAEHHAAPGLASSSPEVLMAHLAAVTSSIRIGSGAVLLPHYSAFKVAENFRVLEALYPGRIDLGIGRAAGGGALAAKALQDTRVTIDDVDRYEQQVQELVAYLYESEGGASPHCYAGLRATPAVDSAPEVWLLGSSRESAALSARLGTGYAFARFIARNGGAGAVHEYQDSFAPSVAAASPKSLLAVFAVCAETSAGADRLAASMDLSLVSLEREHLSAPTPSVETALNYTYTPYDRFTISDNRKRMVIGSPAEVREQLQLLAEEYRCGELMISSHIHEFGDKLQSIRLIAEACGLERRA is encoded by the coding sequence ATGAAATTAAGCATTCTCGATCAATCCCCGGTGCCGGAGGGAAGCACTCCGGCCGAGGCGCTCCGGCAGACGGCGCTGCTGGCCCGCGAAGCGGAACGGCTCGGTTATCACCGCTTCTGGGTCGCGGAGCATCATGCTGCGCCGGGCCTCGCCAGCTCCAGCCCGGAAGTGCTGATGGCGCATCTTGCTGCGGTGACCTCATCGATCCGCATCGGCTCGGGAGCGGTGCTGCTCCCGCATTACAGTGCGTTCAAGGTCGCTGAGAATTTCCGCGTCCTGGAGGCGCTCTATCCCGGGCGGATCGATCTCGGGATAGGGAGGGCGGCAGGCGGCGGTGCTCTGGCCGCCAAAGCACTACAGGATACCCGTGTGACTATTGACGACGTTGACCGGTACGAGCAGCAGGTCCAGGAGCTGGTAGCCTACCTCTATGAATCTGAGGGCGGAGCCTCCCCGCATTGTTATGCCGGATTACGGGCAACGCCTGCGGTGGACTCAGCCCCGGAAGTCTGGCTGCTGGGCTCAAGCCGGGAGAGTGCGGCGCTCTCGGCCCGGCTGGGCACCGGATATGCCTTCGCCCGGTTCATTGCCCGGAATGGAGGAGCAGGCGCGGTGCATGAGTACCAGGATAGCTTCGCACCGTCCGTGGCTGCTGCATCGCCGAAGTCGCTGCTTGCGGTGTTCGCCGTCTGTGCGGAGACATCGGCCGGGGCAGACCGGCTGGCTGCCAGTATGGATCTCTCACTGGTCAGCCTGGAGAGGGAACACCTCTCTGCCCCGACCCCGTCCGTAGAGACTGCGCTGAATTATACATATACCCCGTACGACCGTTTTACCATTTCAGATAACCGGAAGCGGATGGTCATAGGCTCGCCCGCCGAAGTCAGGGAGCAGCTTCAGCTGCTGGCAGAAGAATACCGCTGCGGGGAGCTGATGATTTCTTCCCATATCCATGAGTTCGGGGACAAGCTGCAATCCATCCGGCTCATCGCCGAAGCCTGCGGGCTGGAGCGCAGGGCGTAG
- a CDS encoding polyhydroxyalkanoate synthesis regulator, with the protein MSDLLKKAISLGVGLTIVSKEKVEKVVDELVKRGELAPSESKALVDRLVERGDEERGAFKSAVQEQVQRVLKELKVPVQEDIAGLESRIAKLEGRVAELEGKSPQEFPQETIVPETRSE; encoded by the coding sequence ATGAGTGATTTGTTAAAGAAAGCAATCTCTTTAGGAGTTGGCCTCACCATTGTCAGCAAGGAGAAAGTCGAGAAGGTCGTAGATGAGCTGGTGAAGCGGGGCGAGCTGGCCCCTTCGGAATCCAAGGCCCTGGTCGACCGCCTGGTAGAGCGCGGGGATGAAGAACGGGGAGCGTTCAAGTCTGCCGTGCAGGAACAGGTTCAGCGGGTGCTGAAGGAGCTTAAGGTGCCCGTTCAGGAGGATATCGCCGGACTGGAGTCACGTATTGCCAAGCTGGAAGGACGCGTGGCCGAGCTGGAAGGCAAGTCCCCTCAGGAGTTCCCCCAGGAGACCATCGTGCCGGAAACACGTAGTGAATAA
- a CDS encoding uroporphyrinogen-III synthase, protein MAEQLKGITVALAGPRKAEEMAKLVENMGGTALHRPAQGTTFLDDAALRDGLIAWTNQPPDLAVLTTGMGLDALFEMASKLELEGRFLEVLSASPIAARGYKTVNALKKRGLEPVVRDDDGSSAGLIRGLQDWDLQGKRVMLQLHGETAPHLVGWLEQAGATVGCVQPYRYTEPEPGALSLLLTEITEGQVDAVAFTSAPQFRFLAQHAREQGRLEALIQALEDKVLAVSVGRLTSEALKEEGVKRIVMPEHERMGSMFVALGRYIAAHR, encoded by the coding sequence ATGGCAGAGCAATTAAAGGGCATTACCGTGGCCCTGGCCGGTCCGCGCAAAGCGGAAGAAATGGCCAAGCTGGTAGAGAATATGGGAGGAACCGCGCTGCACCGTCCCGCCCAGGGAACCACCTTTCTGGATGATGCTGCCCTGCGTGACGGGCTGATCGCCTGGACGAATCAGCCGCCGGATCTGGCCGTTCTGACTACCGGCATGGGCCTCGACGCGTTGTTCGAGATGGCCTCGAAGCTGGAGCTTGAAGGCCGCTTCCTGGAGGTTCTCTCCGCCTCACCTATTGCTGCGCGCGGTTATAAGACAGTGAATGCCCTGAAGAAACGGGGACTTGAACCGGTGGTGCGTGACGATGACGGGAGCAGCGCCGGTCTGATCCGCGGACTGCAGGATTGGGATTTGCAGGGCAAGCGGGTTATGCTGCAGCTGCACGGGGAGACTGCGCCTCATCTGGTCGGGTGGCTGGAGCAGGCGGGGGCAACCGTGGGCTGTGTGCAGCCTTACCGTTATACCGAGCCGGAGCCGGGAGCCCTGTCTCTGCTGCTCACAGAGATAACGGAAGGACAGGTGGATGCGGTAGCCTTCACAAGTGCGCCGCAATTCCGCTTCCTGGCGCAGCATGCAAGGGAGCAGGGCCGGCTGGAGGCGCTCATTCAGGCACTGGAGGACAAGGTGCTGGCGGTATCCGTCGGCCGGCTTACCTCGGAGGCCCTGAAGGAAGAAGGCGTGAAGCGGATTGTTATGCCGGAGCATGAACGGATGGGCAGCATGTTCGTGGCACTGGGCCGCTATATTGCGGCACACCGGTAG
- a CDS encoding DUF3243 domain-containing protein gives MSEHNHVVSKDGSVTMNRVTEALDRIDPGQKEMILDNFEHFKAYLGKRIQLAQKIGLSDEQLALAAEKIAGYLAAYEEPRNSEEKLLLELWKAGNKDERHRLAHMLVKMVQQ, from the coding sequence ATGTCTGAACATAATCATGTGGTGAGTAAGGACGGCAGTGTGACCATGAACCGGGTAACGGAGGCGCTGGACCGGATCGATCCGGGGCAGAAGGAGATGATTCTGGACAACTTCGAGCATTTCAAGGCGTATTTAGGAAAGCGCATTCAACTGGCGCAAAAAATCGGTCTCAGCGACGAACAGCTTGCACTGGCCGCCGAGAAAATCGCCGGTTACCTGGCAGCGTATGAGGAGCCCCGCAATAGCGAAGAAAAGCTGCTGCTGGAATTGTGGAAGGCCGGAAACAAGGATGAGCGCCATCGGCTGGCGCATATGCTGGTGAAGATGGTGCAGCAGTAG